CAAGTCCTGGTACAACCACGGCGCGTCCTGCGACTTCAAGTGGTTCTCGGAGAAGAACCACGCCGGGTCCAGCGGCATCGTCCCGAGGGGCTACAAGGAGACCGGCGGCGTCAGCCGCTACATGAAGTCCAACACGTGGGTCAACTGCCGGTGATCCACGGCTCCTGAAAACGCCGAGGGCGGCACTCACGGGGGAGTGCCGCCCTCGGTCCGTGCGCGACGGGCCGGACTCAGAGCCGCTCGGGCGTCCGGATGCCCAGCAGCGCCATGCCCCGCTGGAGGGTGCGGGCCGTGACGTCGCAGAGGAACAGGCGGTTCTCGATCTGCTCCTGCGTCTCGGCCTTCAGCACCGGGCACTTGTCGTAGAACGTCGTGTACAGCGACGCCAGCTGGTACAGGTACGCCGCCAGCTTGTGCGGGGCGTACTCCGTCGCCGCCTCCGCGACCGTCGCCGCGAACGAGTCCGCGTGCAGGCCCAGCGCGCGCTCCGCCTCGTGCAGCTCCAGCTCGGGGTGCGCGGCGGGACGGGAGGTGCCGGCCTTGCGCAGGATCGACTGGATACGGGCGTAGGCGTACTGGAGGTAGACGGACGTGTCGCCGTTCAGCGAGACCATCTGGTCCAGGTCGAACTTGTAGTCGCGGTTCGCCGACGTCGACAGGTCGGCGTACTTCACCGCGCCGACGCCCACCTGGGTGCCGCGCTCGGCGATCTCCGCCTCGGAGAGGTCCTGGGCCTTCTCGCGGACGACCGCCGAGGCACGGTCGATCGCCTCGTCGAGGAGGTCGACCAGGCGGACCGTCTCGCCCTCACGGGTCTTGAACGGCTTGCCGTCCTTGCCGAGGACCGTGCCGAAGGCGAGCTGCACCGCCTCGACGTCGTCGTTCAGCCAGCCGGCGCGGCGGGCCGTCTCGAAGACCATCTTGAAGTGGAGCGACTGGCGGGCGTCCACCACGTAGAGGAGCGTGTTCGCCTTGATGCCGAAGACCCGGTCGCGGATCGCCGACAGGTCGGTCGCCGCGTAGCCGTAGCCGCCGTCCGACTTCTGCACGATCAGCGGGACCGGCTTGCCGTCCGGGCCCTTGATGTCGTCGAAGAAGACACAGAGGGCTCCTTCGGAGCGGACCGCCACGCCCGACTCCTCCAGGAGGCGGCAGGTCTCGGCGAGCATGTCGTTGTAACCCGACTCGCCGACGATGTCCTCGTCGCGGATCTCCATGTCCAGCTTCTCGAAGACGGAGAAGAAGTAGATCTTCGACTCGTCGACGAACTTCTGCCACGTGGCGAGGGTCTGCGGGTCGCCCGCCTGCAGGTCCACCACCCGGCGCCGGGCCCGGGTCTTGAACTCCTCGTCGGAGTCGAAGAACTTGCGAGCGGCCTTGTAGAGGCGGTCCAGGTTCGACATCGCCTGCTCGCCGGAGGCCTGGAGGTCGTCGCCGTCGCCGTGGTCCAGCTCGTGCGGGTGCTCCTCCAGGTACTGGATGAGCATGCCGAACTGGGTGCCCCAGTCGCCGATGTGGTGACGCCGGACCACGTTCTCGCCGGTGAACTCCAGCAACTGCACCACCGCGTCGCCGATCACCGCGGAGCGCAGGTGGCCGACGTGCATCTCCTTCGCCACGTTCGGCTGGGCGTAGTCGATGACCGTGGTGCCCGGGTGCTCGGCCTGCGGCACGCCGAGGCGGCCGGTGTCGTCCGCCCAGCGCGCGGCGAGGGTCTCGGTGATCGCGCGGTCGGTGATCGTGATGTTCAGGAAGCCGGGGCCGGAGACCTCGACGTCCTTGATCAGCTCACCCGACTCGACCCGGGAGACGACCTGCGCGGCCAGCTCGCGCGGGTTGGCCTTCTCCTTCTTGGCGAGGGCCAGGATCCCGTTGGCCTGGAAGTCGGCCCGGTCGCTTCGTCGCAGCAGCGGGTCCGCGGAGCCGGCCTGCGGCAGAGCCGCCGACAGGGCCGCCGCGAGGCGCTGGTGGACGGAGTCGCTGAGGGACGTGACCGAGGCCATAGGTAAGGGTGCCGTTCTCCTCGAGGGAATCGATAGACACGGCCAGTATCCCATGGGGGTAAAGCCGTTTTTCCGGGCGCGAGGAGGTCTGGGAGAATGGTGCGGTCAGCCGTGCGACCGTACCGGCTGCCCGATGCAGAAAGAAGGACGTGCCGATCGTGGCTCAGAGCACCGAGACCACCGACTGGGTCTCCCGTTTCGCGGATGAGGTCATCGAGGAGTCGGAGCGCCGGGCCCCGGGCAAACCCGTCGTCGTCGCGTCCGGCCTCTCACCGTCCGGACCCATCCACCTCGGGAACCTGCGCGAGGTCATGACCCCGCACCTCGTCGCCGACGAGATCCGCCGCCGGGGCCACCGGGTGCGGCACCTGATCTCCTGGGACGACTACGACCGGTACCGCAAGGTGCCCGAGGGCATCGCCGGTGTCGACAAGAAGGCCTGGGAGGAGCACATCGGCAAGCCGCTGACGTCCGTCCCGGCGCCGAAGGGGTCGTCGCACCCGAACTGGGCCGAGCACTTCAAGGCCTCGATGACCGAGTCGCTGGCCGAGCTGGGCGTGGAGTTCGACGGGATCAGCCAGACCGAGCAGTACACCACCGGTGTGTACCGCGAGCAGATCCTGCACGCCATCAAGCACCGCGCCGACATCGACGCGATCCTCGACCAGTACCGCACGAAGAAGGCCCCGGCCAAGAAGCAGCAGGGGCAGAAGCCGGTCGACGAAGCCGAGCTGGAGGCCGCCGAGGGCTCCGGCGCGGCCGCGGAGGACGACGGCAGCTCCGGCGCCGTCGGGTACTTCCCGTACAAGCCGTACTGCGGCAACTGCGAGAAGGACCTCACCACCGTCACCTCCTACGACGACGACTCCACCGAGCTGACGTACGCCTGCACCGCGTGCGGCTTCTCGGAGACGGTCCGGCTGAGCGAGTTCAACCGCGGCAAGCTGGTCTGGAAGGTCGACTGGCCGATGCGCTGGGCGTACGAGGGGGTCGTGTTCGAGCCCTCCGGTGTCGACCACTCCTCGCCGGGCTCGTCGTTCCAGGTCGGCGGGCAGATCGTCGGGATCTTCGGCGGCAAGCAGCCCATCGGGCCGATGTACGCCTTCGTCGGGATCTCCGGCATGGCGAAGATGTCGTCCTCGAAGGGCGGCGTGCCCACCCCGGCCGACGCCCTGCGGATCATGGAGCCGCAGCTGCTGCGCTGGCTGTACGCCCGACGCAGGCCCAACCAGTCCTTCAAGGTCGCCTTCGACCAGGAGATCCAGCGGCTGTACGACGAGTGGGACCGGCTGGACGTCAAGGTCGCCGACGGCAGCGCCCTGCCGGCCGACGTGGCCGCGCACGCGCGTGCGGTGGGCACGGCCGCCGGTGAGCTGCCGCGCACGCCCCGGCCGCTGCCGTACCGGACGCTGGCGTCCGTCGCGGACATCACCGCCGGGCACGGGGACCAGGCGCTGCGCATCCTCAGCGAGCTGGACCCGGAGCAGCCGCTGACCTCGCTGGACGAGGCGCGCCCGCGGTACGACAAGGCCGAGGCCTGGATCAACACGCACGTCCCCGCCGACCAGCGCACCATTGTGCGGGACGAGCCCGACGCCGAGCTGCTGAAGTCGCTCGACGAGCCGGGCCGCGAGTCGCTGCGGCTGCTGCTCGACGGGCTGGCCGACCACTGGTCGCTGGACGGTCTGACGCACCTGGTCTACGGCGTGCCGAAGGTGCAGGCCGGGTTCTCCGCCGACGCCACGCCGAAGGAACTGCCGCCGGAGATCAAGAGCGCCCAGCGGTCCTTCTTCGCGCTGCTGTACCACCTGCTGGTCGGGCGGGACACCGGGCCGCGGCTGCCCACGCTGCTGCTGGCGGTGGGGCAGGACCGGGTTCGGGCTCTGCTCGCCGAGTAGGAGTGGGGAAGCAGTCGCCGTGGTGAAAGGAAGGGGCCCTCGGATGAGGGCCCCTTCCCTTGTGCGGGTCAGGCGATGTGCTCGTCCGTCAGCTCTGCGTTGAGGCGGTTGGAGAATCGCTTCACCATGCGCTTCACCTCGGCCTCGTCCAGGGCGACGCCGTATGTCGCCTCGACGTCGGAGATGAACCCGCGCGGAGTGGGCGCTCCGTTCCCACCCTTGGTCGACTCACGGAAGACCTGGTAGTAGTCCTCCTCCGTCGGCTCCGGCGGGCCGCCGCCGTCGCCCAGTTCACGCGTGCGGTTCGGGCCCACCGGGATGGGGAAACCGCCGGTGTCCTCCGGGGAGGGCTCCCGGTCATCCTGGGGCTGGTACCGCTCGGCCTCTTGTGGTTCCGCGATCCACCGGGCGTACCCGTCGGGGTCGTAAGCCGGGTCGTAACCGCCCTGGTACTCGACCTCGCGGGGGGTGTTGAACCAAGGGCTCTGGTCGGGCTCGGGCTCTGCTTCCACGTACTCGGCGACGGGGGCGCTGTCCAGCTCCGGACGCTGCTCGCCGGAAGGGGCCGCCCGCTGCGGCACGGGCGCCGCCCCGGCAGCACGACCGCCTGCGGACTGGGCGGGTGCGGCCACTGTGTCCAGAGCCTGCCTGGGAGCCGGCGGGATCAGCGCGGGCTCGATGCCCGCCGCCGCCAGCCCGGCCGGAGCCGTCTCCGCCAACGGCACCCCGTACTT
This is a stretch of genomic DNA from Streptomyces hawaiiensis. It encodes these proteins:
- the argS gene encoding arginine--tRNA ligase, giving the protein MASVTSLSDSVHQRLAAALSAALPQAGSADPLLRRSDRADFQANGILALAKKEKANPRELAAQVVSRVESGELIKDVEVSGPGFLNITITDRAITETLAARWADDTGRLGVPQAEHPGTTVIDYAQPNVAKEMHVGHLRSAVIGDAVVQLLEFTGENVVRRHHIGDWGTQFGMLIQYLEEHPHELDHGDGDDLQASGEQAMSNLDRLYKAARKFFDSDEEFKTRARRRVVDLQAGDPQTLATWQKFVDESKIYFFSVFEKLDMEIRDEDIVGESGYNDMLAETCRLLEESGVAVRSEGALCVFFDDIKGPDGKPVPLIVQKSDGGYGYAATDLSAIRDRVFGIKANTLLYVVDARQSLHFKMVFETARRAGWLNDDVEAVQLAFGTVLGKDGKPFKTREGETVRLVDLLDEAIDRASAVVREKAQDLSEAEIAERGTQVGVGAVKYADLSTSANRDYKFDLDQMVSLNGDTSVYLQYAYARIQSILRKAGTSRPAAHPELELHEAERALGLHADSFAATVAEAATEYAPHKLAAYLYQLASLYTTFYDKCPVLKAETQEQIENRLFLCDVTARTLQRGMALLGIRTPERL
- the lysS gene encoding lysine--tRNA ligase translates to MPIVAQSTETTDWVSRFADEVIEESERRAPGKPVVVASGLSPSGPIHLGNLREVMTPHLVADEIRRRGHRVRHLISWDDYDRYRKVPEGIAGVDKKAWEEHIGKPLTSVPAPKGSSHPNWAEHFKASMTESLAELGVEFDGISQTEQYTTGVYREQILHAIKHRADIDAILDQYRTKKAPAKKQQGQKPVDEAELEAAEGSGAAAEDDGSSGAVGYFPYKPYCGNCEKDLTTVTSYDDDSTELTYACTACGFSETVRLSEFNRGKLVWKVDWPMRWAYEGVVFEPSGVDHSSPGSSFQVGGQIVGIFGGKQPIGPMYAFVGISGMAKMSSSKGGVPTPADALRIMEPQLLRWLYARRRPNQSFKVAFDQEIQRLYDEWDRLDVKVADGSALPADVAAHARAVGTAAGELPRTPRPLPYRTLASVADITAGHGDQALRILSELDPEQPLTSLDEARPRYDKAEAWINTHVPADQRTIVRDEPDAELLKSLDEPGRESLRLLLDGLADHWSLDGLTHLVYGVPKVQAGFSADATPKELPPEIKSAQRSFFALLYHLLVGRDTGPRLPTLLLAVGQDRVRALLAE
- a CDS encoding DUF2637 domain-containing protein, with amino-acid sequence MHRILIGVVVAGAVVIAGIGFAGSYAAVRELALQKGFGNFSYVFPIGIDAGICVLLALDLLLTWIRIPFPLLRQTAWLLTAATIAFNGAAAWPDPLGVGMHAVIPILFVVSVEAARHAIGRIADITADKHMEGVRLTRWLLSPVPTFLLWRRMKLWELRSYDQVIKLEQERLVYQARLRSRFGRSWRRKAPVESLMPLRLAKYGVPLAETAPAGLAAAGIEPALIPPAPRQALDTVAAPAQSAGGRAAGAAPVPQRAAPSGEQRPELDSAPVAEYVEAEPEPDQSPWFNTPREVEYQGGYDPAYDPDGYARWIAEPQEAERYQPQDDREPSPEDTGGFPIPVGPNRTRELGDGGGPPEPTEEDYYQVFRESTKGGNGAPTPRGFISDVEATYGVALDEAEVKRMVKRFSNRLNAELTDEHIA